A region of Salinibacter sp. 10B DNA encodes the following proteins:
- a CDS encoding ABC transporter substrate-binding protein has protein sequence MTSRASLAVRAVLVIFCAGLLAGPSVVQGQVQDTVPRNSDAELMFEQGLAAFEQGQYQRAAERFRLVNDYQLNRKTTAALVMQGKALLRLGRFQETVDVLTTLLDRYPQTSYQGEAERILDVARTQLRRQGQRVDTLRIGIALPMTDRAVGLTQAMFNGIRLAVDGHNGLTRRYVPPPGLRASVDSFGVARTAEVYGDSLAEAEGRTTVTTRTDTIRVDSLQILTEQQGQPNWVAKMHFRRVKDRPESARAAVDSLVRIDNVDVIVGPLYSETARVAGAAAEEARIPLIAPLATDESVSAGRDYVFQANPTIPLRGRIMARFASEGLLTESVSMIYEKGAPYSRRMADAFRDEARRRGLTTPFTLELDNPRQWSQLPEALEADSTITDSMFAATEAFYLPISGQNATGKIQDALTGFGRLNTTARILGNSSWHDLTVVEKASAFTTTYATDFNVQTKRPDVQDFIRQYRLLTGNTPDQLSVRGQRLAYTGYDIAHFLLSTVDPSPPPPSPQDLREAGTYEGLGVRLDFQEGNVNRAMFFQRYRNNRVERIR, from the coding sequence ATGACGAGTCGAGCATCCCTCGCCGTTCGCGCTGTCCTCGTGATCTTCTGTGCCGGTCTGCTGGCTGGTCCGTCCGTGGTGCAGGGACAGGTGCAAGACACCGTCCCCCGCAATTCGGACGCCGAACTCATGTTCGAGCAGGGCCTAGCGGCGTTCGAACAGGGACAATACCAGCGGGCGGCTGAGCGCTTTCGCCTGGTGAACGACTACCAGCTGAATCGGAAAACCACAGCGGCCCTGGTGATGCAGGGCAAGGCGCTTCTTCGGCTCGGCCGGTTTCAGGAGACCGTCGACGTGCTGACCACGCTCCTCGATCGGTATCCGCAAACCTCCTACCAAGGGGAAGCCGAACGCATTCTCGATGTCGCCCGCACGCAGCTCCGCCGTCAGGGTCAACGCGTTGACACCCTTCGTATCGGCATTGCCCTCCCGATGACCGACAGGGCGGTAGGCCTCACCCAAGCAATGTTCAACGGCATTCGGCTGGCGGTGGACGGGCACAATGGACTGACGCGACGCTACGTCCCCCCACCGGGACTTCGGGCCTCTGTCGACTCCTTTGGGGTTGCCCGCACGGCCGAGGTGTACGGGGACAGTCTCGCCGAGGCAGAGGGGCGCACGACGGTCACGACCCGGACCGACACAATTCGCGTCGACTCGCTCCAGATCCTGACCGAGCAGCAAGGACAGCCGAACTGGGTCGCCAAGATGCATTTTCGTCGCGTGAAGGATCGTCCAGAGTCGGCCCGAGCAGCGGTCGATTCCCTCGTCCGCATAGACAATGTAGATGTGATTGTCGGGCCCTTGTACAGTGAGACGGCTCGAGTTGCAGGGGCCGCGGCGGAGGAGGCACGGATTCCGCTGATTGCTCCCCTTGCTACGGATGAGAGTGTGTCCGCGGGGCGAGACTACGTCTTCCAGGCCAATCCCACGATTCCGCTTCGGGGGCGCATCATGGCCCGTTTCGCTTCGGAGGGCCTTCTCACCGAGAGTGTGTCGATGATTTATGAGAAAGGCGCGCCCTACAGCAGGCGAATGGCCGATGCCTTTCGGGACGAGGCACGACGCCGAGGGCTCACTACCCCATTTACGCTGGAGTTGGATAATCCACGTCAGTGGTCGCAGCTGCCTGAGGCCTTGGAGGCAGATTCCACCATAACGGACTCTATGTTTGCGGCCACAGAAGCCTTCTATCTGCCCATTTCGGGTCAAAACGCCACCGGGAAAATTCAGGATGCTCTCACGGGGTTCGGGCGTCTCAATACGACTGCTCGGATTCTCGGAAACTCCAGCTGGCACGACCTAACGGTGGTCGAAAAGGCCAGTGCCTTTACGACTACGTACGCCACGGATTTCAACGTGCAGACGAAACGGCCCGACGTTCAAGACTTCATTCGGCAATACCGGCTTCTGACTGGCAATACTCCCGACCAGCTGTCCGTGCGGGGACAGCGATTGGCGTACACCGGCTACGACATCGCCCATTTCCTTCTATCCACCGTCGACCCGTCGCCTCCGCCCCCGAGCCCACAGGACTTACGAGAGGCTGGGACCTACGAGGGACTGGGCGTGCGTCTTGACTTTCAGGAGGGCAATGTGAATCGGGCCATGTTTTTTCAGCGGTACCGCAACAATCGAGTAGAGCGTATCCGGTAG
- the bamD gene encoding outer membrane protein assembly factor BamD, producing the protein MRLSVLSSVLSLALLIGLVGCSGSQGITTSGPQDAYEKGVAEYEEEDYDRAIRYFRSVLNYGRGNEWAPDAQFKLAMAQRKKGKYLVAANEFRRFTQLYRNNQMVPRAEYEQARAYYARSPGYHLDQTDTRKAIELFQLFRDRHPDHKLAPKAQDKIDELRAKLAHKQFDAAKLYERRDMWPAATVAYESVFDQYPDTPWADDALLGALRSYIRYADRSIQEKQAERYQQALDQYARLQQLFPESPVLEQAEPLRAEARRKLKEVRSQEQRTQSLAREGGSADSAN; encoded by the coding sequence ATGCGTCTTTCGGTTCTCTCGTCGGTGTTGAGCCTGGCCCTTCTCATCGGACTGGTCGGCTGTTCGGGCAGTCAGGGCATTACGACCAGCGGCCCGCAGGATGCCTACGAAAAAGGGGTTGCTGAGTATGAGGAGGAGGACTATGATCGGGCCATTCGCTACTTTCGATCCGTGCTCAACTATGGGCGGGGCAACGAGTGGGCCCCCGACGCCCAATTCAAGCTGGCCATGGCCCAGCGGAAGAAAGGGAAGTATCTCGTAGCGGCAAACGAGTTTAGGCGATTCACGCAGCTCTACCGCAACAACCAGATGGTGCCGCGTGCCGAGTATGAACAGGCGCGTGCGTACTATGCCCGTTCTCCTGGCTATCATCTCGATCAAACCGACACGCGGAAGGCCATCGAACTCTTCCAGCTCTTCCGGGACCGACATCCGGACCACAAACTTGCCCCGAAGGCGCAGGACAAAATCGATGAGCTTCGGGCAAAGCTTGCCCATAAGCAGTTCGACGCCGCCAAGTTGTATGAGCGTCGCGATATGTGGCCGGCCGCTACGGTGGCATACGAGTCAGTCTTTGACCAGTATCCGGATACTCCCTGGGCCGACGATGCCCTTCTCGGAGCTCTACGCTCTTACATCCGATACGCCGATCGCAGCATTCAAGAGAAGCAGGCCGAGCGATATCAGCAGGCTCTTGATCAGTATGCTCGTCTGCAGCAGCTTTTCCCCGAGAGTCCGGTGTTGGAGCAGGCCGAGCCGCTGCGGGCAGAGGCCCGGCGCAAGCTGAAGGAAGTGCGATCACAAGAGCAGCGCACACAGTCGCTTGCGCGAGAAGGGGGAAGCGCTGACAGCGCAAACTAA
- the nadD gene encoding nicotinate (nicotinamide) nucleotide adenylyltransferase: MDIGLFGGSFNPPHVAHLVVAEIARDQLGFDEVWWIPNATPPHKSHDELAAVEHRLAMTRRAIADNPSFRVSEIEVGREGVSYTVDTLRVLQDEHPDTDFGLLLGSDSLDHFGEWHRPDEIMERVPLVVYKRPGIIEDVPEPRFANRVRFVSAPVMEVSGTEIRSRRRAGRSIRYLVPETVRSYIREHNLYRGTEMDGE; the protein is encoded by the coding sequence ATGGACATCGGTCTGTTTGGGGGTTCGTTCAATCCGCCACACGTGGCTCATCTCGTCGTTGCGGAAATCGCGCGGGACCAGCTTGGGTTTGACGAGGTGTGGTGGATTCCCAATGCGACCCCCCCACACAAGTCTCACGACGAACTGGCCGCCGTGGAGCACCGTCTGGCGATGACGCGCCGTGCGATTGCCGATAATCCGTCCTTTCGAGTCTCCGAGATCGAAGTAGGGCGAGAGGGGGTCTCCTATACTGTGGATACGCTTCGGGTTTTGCAGGACGAACACCCCGATACTGACTTTGGGCTTCTCCTGGGCAGCGACAGTCTCGATCATTTCGGGGAGTGGCACCGGCCCGACGAAATTATGGAGCGGGTTCCGTTGGTTGTGTACAAACGGCCGGGCATCATCGAGGACGTTCCCGAGCCGCGCTTCGCCAACCGCGTACGGTTCGTCTCGGCCCCCGTAATGGAAGTCTCCGGTACCGAAATCCGGTCCCGCCGCCGTGCGGGACGATCAATTCGGTACCTCGTGCCTGAAACCGTGCGCTCCTACATCCGCGAGCATAATCTTTATCGGGGGACGGAGATGGACGGGGAGTAA
- a CDS encoding thioredoxin family protein, which yields MAVTESTMMELGQEAPSFTLPAANPEVDDRGDEQRSLEDYADAEALVLVFTCNHCPYAQHVEEAMIDMAREYQENGVQFLAICSNDPENYPEDSFENMAERAAAKDYPFPYLQDESQEVATAYQAACTPDFYVFDSDRTLAYRGRFDDTRPDHGEAHGGDLQEALEELLESGTVNMEQKPSMGCNIKWKPGQKPAHA from the coding sequence ATGGCTGTTACTGAATCGACGATGATGGAGTTGGGGCAGGAGGCGCCCTCTTTTACCCTTCCAGCCGCCAATCCGGAGGTGGATGACCGTGGCGACGAACAGCGGTCTCTCGAGGACTATGCCGACGCCGAGGCCCTCGTCCTTGTGTTCACATGCAACCACTGCCCATACGCCCAGCATGTGGAGGAGGCTATGATCGATATGGCCCGCGAGTATCAGGAGAACGGTGTGCAGTTTCTCGCCATCTGCTCGAACGACCCGGAGAATTATCCGGAGGACTCGTTCGAGAACATGGCTGAGCGGGCGGCAGCGAAGGACTATCCCTTTCCCTACCTTCAGGACGAGAGCCAGGAGGTCGCCACGGCATACCAGGCGGCCTGTACGCCCGACTTCTACGTGTTCGATTCCGATCGAACGCTTGCCTACCGCGGTCGCTTCGACGACACGCGACCGGATCACGGCGAGGCCCACGGCGGCGACTTGCAAGAGGCCCTGGAGGAGCTTTTGGAAAGTGGCACCGTGAACATGGAACAGAAGCCGTCCATGGGATGCAACATCAAGTGGAAGCCGGGACAAAAACCGGCACATGCGTAA
- a CDS encoding ABC transporter permease — MFDGRAFRSWGHIIAGACVVAGLFLGIMLMAEEVVGNGARLTRAAVTIALAAFFGYVGTAWIIRLDLSVDEGLGDGTGW; from the coding sequence ATGTTTGACGGACGGGCCTTCCGGTCCTGGGGACACATAATTGCCGGGGCATGTGTCGTTGCTGGACTCTTTCTTGGAATTATGCTTATGGCCGAAGAGGTCGTGGGCAATGGAGCGCGGCTCACGCGGGCTGCCGTGACGATTGCGCTCGCGGCGTTTTTCGGCTATGTGGGCACGGCTTGGATCATACGGCTCGATCTGTCGGTGGACGAGGGGCTGGGGGACGGGACGGGGTGGTAG
- a CDS encoding phenylalanine 4-monooxygenase, which produces MNDNPHDTTTPDEERSAFEKAQEEQEDVDPRTIPQRLEEPPPVGEEIEYPDYSAEDHETWQILVERQMEQLPGRACEAYMRGQDVLQLEADQIPSLANLSRRLSAETDWTVANVPGLIHEKNFFELLADRKFPSTNYVRGRDELDYTPAPDCFHDIFGHMPMLTQPDFADFYQLFGRAALNAEGADRPRLERFHWFTVEFGLIREEGEKRIFGAGIVSSNEEVTHALSDEVTLHPFDPAHIVEKDDYEVYNLQDELFVLDSFEQLVDGFRSWTKSRGLL; this is translated from the coding sequence ATGAATGACAACCCCCATGATACGACGACTCCGGACGAGGAGCGCTCGGCTTTCGAAAAGGCCCAAGAAGAGCAGGAGGACGTAGATCCGCGCACGATTCCCCAGCGCTTGGAAGAGCCGCCGCCCGTGGGAGAGGAAATCGAGTACCCGGACTACTCGGCAGAGGATCATGAGACCTGGCAGATTCTCGTCGAGCGTCAGATGGAGCAATTGCCGGGCCGGGCCTGTGAGGCCTATATGCGGGGACAGGACGTGTTGCAGCTTGAGGCGGACCAGATCCCAAGCCTTGCCAATCTGAGCCGCCGCCTTAGCGCAGAAACGGACTGGACTGTCGCGAATGTCCCCGGTCTGATCCACGAAAAGAATTTCTTTGAGCTCCTGGCCGACCGCAAGTTTCCCTCGACCAATTACGTTCGGGGACGCGATGAGCTTGACTACACGCCCGCACCGGACTGCTTCCACGACATCTTCGGTCACATGCCGATGCTTACGCAGCCGGATTTTGCTGATTTCTATCAGCTATTTGGGCGGGCAGCCCTGAATGCTGAGGGTGCGGATCGTCCTCGCCTCGAACGCTTCCACTGGTTTACCGTGGAGTTTGGACTCATTCGGGAAGAGGGAGAGAAGCGTATTTTTGGGGCCGGCATCGTCTCCTCCAATGAGGAGGTCACGCATGCCCTTTCCGACGAAGTGACACTCCATCCGTTCGATCCGGCCCACATCGTGGAGAAGGACGATTATGAGGTGTACAACCTGCAAGATGAGCTCTTTGTGCTCGATTCCTTTGAGCAATTGGTTGACGGCTTCCGCAGCTGGACCAAGAGCCGGGGACTTCTCTGA
- a CDS encoding acylphosphatase gives METDTQERLSAQIEGRVQGVGFRNFTQMRARQLGVTGWVRNEQDGSVRLEAEGPRAALEELLEAVHEGPRMAQVESVEAEWAGANDEYEGFRVRR, from the coding sequence ATGGAAACGGATACGCAGGAACGACTCTCCGCTCAAATCGAAGGGCGGGTACAAGGCGTGGGCTTCCGCAACTTTACCCAGATGCGCGCCCGGCAACTGGGCGTCACGGGCTGGGTCCGCAATGAACAGGACGGCTCCGTGCGTCTGGAGGCCGAAGGGCCGCGGGCCGCGCTCGAAGAGTTGCTGGAGGCCGTGCACGAGGGGCCACGAATGGCTCAGGTTGAGAGTGTGGAGGCCGAGTGGGCCGGCGCGAACGATGAGTATGAGGGGTTTCGCGTGCGCCGATAG
- the prmC gene encoding peptide chain release factor N(5)-glutamine methyltransferase, with the protein MAQSELPNDSRQALLEWAQQRLRAAEQDAPRRTAEWVLIDVLGIDRGQLYARARTPVAPDAAQEFRTMVERCLEGEPLQHVLGYTSFRGLRIDVSPAVMIPRPETEEVVEAALRAVSSVEAPQVLDVGTGSGCIALALKHERPDAQVEGWDVSAEALAVARRNADRLDMDVHFAEVDLFAAQVGDQLARPVDLLISNPPYIPNEEAQTLPAVVREYDPPEALFSGEDPLRFYRTLATCASVVCAPGAAIVLETHADYAEEAAAVLREAGLAKVCVETDLSDRPRILTARYRGPTERE; encoded by the coding sequence ATGGCACAATCTGAGCTCCCAAACGACTCGCGGCAGGCCCTACTGGAATGGGCACAGCAACGGCTTCGGGCGGCCGAGCAGGACGCTCCCCGTCGCACAGCCGAATGGGTGTTGATCGACGTGCTTGGAATCGATCGGGGGCAGTTGTACGCCCGCGCCCGAACGCCGGTGGCCCCGGACGCCGCGCAGGAGTTCCGCACAATGGTGGAGCGCTGCCTGGAGGGGGAACCGCTCCAGCATGTGCTTGGCTACACCTCCTTTCGGGGGCTCCGCATCGACGTGTCGCCTGCCGTTATGATTCCGCGGCCCGAGACGGAAGAGGTCGTGGAAGCGGCCCTCCGGGCCGTCTCGTCCGTGGAAGCGCCCCAGGTGCTCGACGTCGGGACGGGGAGCGGCTGTATTGCCCTTGCCCTGAAGCACGAGCGCCCCGATGCACAGGTCGAAGGATGGGACGTGAGTGCCGAGGCTCTTGCGGTTGCCCGCCGCAATGCCGACCGGCTGGACATGGATGTTCATTTCGCTGAGGTGGATCTGTTTGCGGCACAGGTTGGAGACCAATTGGCCCGTCCGGTCGATCTTCTGATCTCCAATCCGCCGTACATTCCGAACGAAGAGGCCCAAACGCTCCCGGCCGTCGTCCGCGAGTACGACCCGCCGGAGGCGCTCTTCTCGGGAGAGGATCCCCTTCGATTCTATCGCACACTTGCCACCTGTGCCTCCGTCGTCTGCGCGCCGGGGGCGGCGATTGTGCTGGAGACGCACGCCGACTACGCCGAGGAAGCAGCAGCGGTGCTACGAGAAGCAGGGCTTGCGAAGGTATGCGTCGAGACCGATCTCAGCGACCGCCCCCGTATTCTAACTGCCCGCTATCGGGGACCAACGGAACGCGAGTAA
- a CDS encoding lytic transglycosylase domain-containing protein, which produces MLPLDKTTVIGAAIVLCVALLSGCGTASSVLPTETETKRIPKDTVVVTTNDTTSLRPEVARLYALEAEILSTEDSTRRAQLLNQAMSELATFLREQPNALEDNAVRDLYSGLTTEYRRYHGYGNDPDSLQMARGQIFSVRAQLFSSLNALDNPLLEESPPVENTEVTGTEIPMTSNRLVNETIRYLQDEPDGHVERWLRRVQVYGPMIDHILAEENVPLELRYLAMAESGLNPNARSWAGAVGMWQFMPSTGRRYGLSINAWVDERRDPEKATRAAARHLRDLYEEFEDWHLAMAAFNCGAGCVRRAIRRADEPDPSYWDAYDYLPRETRGYVPMFIAAAHVMQNPEAYGFEPAPPTPAFSYDYVAVHGSMLSLSTLADLSGTKRSVLESLNPELRRGRIPPSKDRYHLRIPLGSYPRFVWNYAELPAPQKQPATTYRVRSGDTLSEIAQRFGTSTDVLQRLNGLDNTLIRQGQHLVVPVNDYDGALTTEAENDRPMRVQYGTSTPVRPLDPIDTTSETQSTEATTSASASPSTVAARSSSSGSTDEVSSVYRVQQGDTLGGIAERFGISVRQLRAWNDLNGSRIYPGQRLQISE; this is translated from the coding sequence ATGCTCCCTCTTGATAAGACGACAGTGATCGGCGCGGCCATCGTGCTGTGCGTAGCCCTGCTGTCCGGTTGTGGAACCGCCTCCTCCGTCTTGCCGACTGAAACAGAGACGAAGCGGATTCCCAAGGACACCGTCGTGGTGACAACCAACGACACCACTTCTCTGCGCCCGGAGGTCGCTCGTCTCTACGCCCTGGAGGCCGAAATCCTCTCGACGGAGGACAGCACCCGCCGGGCTCAACTGCTGAATCAAGCCATGTCGGAGCTCGCGACCTTTCTTCGTGAGCAGCCGAACGCCTTGGAAGACAATGCTGTACGCGATCTCTACAGCGGCCTTACGACGGAGTATCGCCGCTACCACGGCTACGGCAACGATCCGGACTCCCTGCAAATGGCCCGCGGGCAGATTTTCTCGGTGCGGGCCCAGCTCTTCTCCTCCCTCAACGCGCTTGACAACCCCCTGCTGGAGGAATCCCCCCCTGTGGAAAACACCGAGGTCACGGGCACTGAGATTCCAATGACCTCCAACCGCTTGGTCAACGAGACCATCCGTTATCTGCAGGACGAGCCGGACGGGCACGTGGAGCGCTGGCTCCGACGCGTACAGGTGTATGGGCCGATGATCGATCACATCCTCGCGGAGGAAAATGTCCCGCTTGAACTCCGCTATCTCGCCATGGCCGAAAGTGGACTGAATCCGAACGCGCGCAGCTGGGCGGGCGCTGTGGGCATGTGGCAGTTTATGCCGTCCACCGGACGCCGCTACGGCCTGTCCATTAACGCCTGGGTCGACGAACGGCGCGATCCGGAAAAAGCCACTCGTGCTGCCGCACGACACCTGCGGGACCTTTATGAGGAATTTGAGGACTGGCATCTTGCCATGGCCGCCTTTAACTGCGGCGCCGGGTGCGTCCGCCGTGCCATTCGCCGGGCCGACGAACCGGACCCGTCCTACTGGGATGCCTACGACTACCTCCCCCGTGAGACGCGAGGCTACGTACCCATGTTTATCGCCGCAGCCCACGTGATGCAAAACCCCGAGGCATACGGCTTTGAACCGGCCCCGCCCACCCCGGCATTTTCGTACGACTACGTGGCCGTGCACGGCAGCATGCTCTCGCTCAGCACCCTGGCGGACTTGTCCGGAACGAAGCGCAGTGTTCTCGAATCCTTGAATCCAGAACTTCGGCGCGGCCGCATTCCGCCGTCGAAAGACCGGTACCATCTGCGCATTCCGCTGGGCAGCTATCCCCGGTTCGTTTGGAACTATGCTGAGCTGCCCGCCCCCCAAAAGCAGCCGGCCACCACCTATCGGGTGCGCTCCGGGGACACTCTGTCTGAAATTGCCCAGCGGTTCGGCACGTCGACCGACGTGCTCCAGCGTCTCAACGGCCTCGACAACACGCTCATCCGACAGGGACAACACCTGGTGGTGCCCGTCAATGATTACGACGGGGCCCTCACCACAGAAGCCGAGAACGACCGCCCAATGCGGGTGCAATACGGCACGTCGACGCCCGTTCGCCCCCTGGACCCGATCGACACAACCTCTGAGACGCAATCCACTGAGGCGACAACGTCTGCCTCCGCCTCCCCAAGCACCGTGGCCGCCCGATCTTCCTCTTCGGGCTCCACCGACGAAGTGTCATCGGTCTACCGCGTTCAGCAGGGCGATACGCTCGGCGGCATTGCGGAGCGCTTCGGAATCTCGGTGCGCCAGTTGCGCGCCTGGAACGATCTCAACGGCAGCCGCATCTATCCGGGACAGCGATTGCAGATTTCAGAGTAG